GATGCCAGAATTTTCTTCTTCGGTACTTTTAATGTCACCGATGTCAGAATTTTCTTCTTTGGTACTTTCAATGTCACCGATGTCAGAATTTTCTTCCTCTGCACTTTTATTGTCATCGATGTCAGAATTTTCTTCTTCGGTACTTTTAATGTCACCGATGTCAGAATTTTCTTCTTTGGTACTTTTAATGTCACCGATGTCAGGATTTTCTTCCTCTGCACTTTTATTGTCATCGATGTCAGGATTTTCTTCTTCGGTACTTTGATTGTCATTGTTATCATTGCCTTTGGAAATTGCTTCTGCTGCAAAATCTATCAATTTCTCGGCTTTTTCTTTGGCGATACCTTTTATTTCCATCAGATCACTTGCGGAGGCGTTACTGATTTCCTCTACGGATGTAAAACCTTTTTCAATTAATAAATTGGCAAGATTTATTCCAACTCCGGGTAAAGATACAAGAGAATCATAACCGTTTTTCAATACCGCATCATAATGTGATTCACCTTGAACATCTATGTTCCAGGAAGTCAACTTTGAAGCAAGGCGTACGTTCTGGCCGCGTTTGCCTATAGCGATGGAAAGGGAATCATCAGGGACTATCACTTCCATAGCATGACTGTCTTCATCAATAATAACTCTTATTATTTCAGCCGGAGCCAGGGCATTGCATACATATTTAGCCGAATCAACATGCCATGGTATTATATCAATTTTTTCACCTCTTAATTCCTGAACAACATTTTGAACCCGGCTTCCCTTCATGCCAACACAGGCACCTACCGGATGTATATCAGAATCAGTTGAAGATACGGCTATTTTGGCCCGAACCCCCGGTTCACGCACAGTGCCCATTATCTTTACAATTCCTTCGCTTATTTCAGGAACTTCTGTTTTAAAAAGGTTTGCCAGAAAATTCGAATGCGTTCTGGAAAGAACAATTTGAGGGCCTCGTGAATCCTGAAGTACATCCATAAGAAGCGCTCTTAAGCGTTCACCACGCTTATAGGTCTCTTTTGGGATTTGTTCATGAATCGGCAGAATGCCTTCTGTCTGTCCGAGGTTCACGATAATATCTCCGGAATGTTCAATTCGCTGAACGATGCCGTTTATTATTTCACCTTTACGGTCAATGAAACTTGAATAAACAGCATTTCTTTCAGCATCTTTCATTTTCTGTATAATGACCTGTTTTGCAGATTGGGCGGCTATTCTTCCAAAAGCTGTGGTATCCATTTTTGTTCCGAGGCTATCCCCAATTTCACATTCCGGATCCAGTTTTTGCCCTTCTTTAAGACTGATCTGCGTTATTTCATCCGTAACGGTTTCAA
The Pseudomonadota bacterium genome window above contains:
- the nusA gene encoding transcription termination factor NusA, which encodes MLISEIKRVVDQVSRDRGIDKSVLITAIEEALKSAARKKYGNKIDIEINYNEESGDIEAFQFKKVVETVTDEITQISLKEGQKLDPECEIGDSLGTKMDTTAFGRIAAQSAKQVIIQKMKDAERNAVYSSFIDRKGEIINGIVQRIEHSGDIIVNLGQTEGILPIHEQIPKETYKRGERLRALLMDVLQDSRGPQIVLSRTHSNFLANLFKTEVPEISEGIVKIMGTVREPGVRAKIAVSSTDSDIHPVGACVGMKGSRVQNVVQELRGEKIDIIPWHVDSAKYVCNALAPAEIIRVIIDEDSHAMEVIVPDDSLSIAIGKRGQNVRLASKLTSWNIDVQGESHYDAVLKNGYDSLVSLPGVGINLANLLIEKGFTSVEEISNASASDLMEIKGIAKEKAEKLIDFAAEAISKGNDNNDNQSTEEENPDIDDNKSAEEENPDIGDIKSTKEENSDIGDIKSTEEENSDIDDNKSAEEENSDIGDIESTKEENSDIGDIKSTEEENSGIDNKNL